TAGACACGGAGTCCCGTTCTTTCTGCCTTGTGCACAGTCATAGGAACAGTGGAATACTGTGCTGCTTGAACTGCGCGATCAAGCCACTGATGAATTTTCGGTTTTCTGATTTATTAATACATACTATTGGATAATGTTCCTCGTGGAGACTGTGATGAAACTTGGTATTGTTAGATAGATGGTATAATACCTGCCAATCAGTCAACCGAACGTGAGATTGCAAGAGATGAGAAGATGGGCGCCTATTGGACCCGTGTCCATGCCCTGAAATAGTACAGGGTCGATGGATTTTATCAAGAAAGGCATTCTGTGGAAACAATTAAGGAGAGGAACTAACAGATGGCCGAATAGCCCACCACATGATCGACCATCTATACTACCTACTCACAAGTTCCCTCCAAATGATAGTACTAGTAGTACGCtccaatattcaatattcaggCATTAACCAGAATAGTGATACCAAGTAAGTCTCCCTCCCTAACCTTGCATGCTACCATCCGACTGCCAGACAAGCCCACGAGTCCGATGTATTTCTATCCCTTTGGCTGTACAAGCTGGCACGATCAAGGGTCAGTAAAAGCCCGATCACAGGATGACTGTTTGCAAAATGACATAGTCAATACAAGATCATAAACTGTTACTTAAAAAAAGTACAATTATCACGTCTTAGAGAAGGAGCTCATGCACATACTCTAGGAGAATACCACTCATTGGCACTAGTAGTATAATCTGTTCAACGAATTGTGTTGTCGTCGACAATGTGTGTTTGATTCCATAACGGATTTACTCACTAACTGAGCTATTGTCGACATCTGAGCCGAAAGAGGATTGCTAAGGGGCGGGCCAAATATACCCTTGAAAGGAGAAATGTCAATCAACCTAACAAAAAGTCGAGCCCACAACAGCACGGACTATGTGTTTGCATTAAGATTAAAGAAAACTTTTCGCTGGTAATAGCGGCAAATCTGATGCAAGCTTTAGTTCAAGATTTGATAGGCCACGGTCCTAACCAAAAGACTTGAAAGACCTGGGCCTGACCTGACGTGTTTAATGCCTTCAATCACATATGGGACAAGAGATCCTGGAATGAACCTGATTATAGAAATTGAATCCATGGAAGCTTGTTCCAAAAATTTCGCTTAAAATATTGGATTttttcaaaagaaaaagtcgGTCGGTTTAAAACATTATAGTTTAGAAATCTTCTTTACTCTAAGGGGCATCCCATCAGTAGGTTCTGTAAGATGTGTTAGAATGTCCAAGAATAACGACAGAAATGACGAGCAATTGAAACGTGAACGTGGGAGGCGTGGTGTTGGAAAGGGGTCAAAAAAGGTGGCAGCTTACTGATGGTGATCGCAGCCGCAGGCTTAGCTACCTGCCCCGCATATGCTGGCTCGAATTCAAAGTTAACGATCAAAGCACTGTTAGGGATTGATTTATGGAACGGTAAGAATGGGACACAAGCAACAGATATCAAATGCTGAGATACGAACGATAGCACAGCTTTCATCTCAATGATAGCCATGGTCTTGCCAATACAGGCATGTGGACCGGCAATGAAAGAAAGCATGGAATATGTGGGGTGATAGTTTTTAGGCAACTGGAGCCATCTTGCTGGATTAAATCTATTGATAATATAAGAAAAATTTAATCAATGCATGCCCAATACTGAACATACTGTTCGGCGTCTTCGCCCCATATCTTTTTCCAAGTGTTAACGATTCGTATCTAGAAGAACAGTCAGATTAATGAAGAATACGACACTGGTATGAGCCTTAGTAGTACCGGTATCCAGAATAAAGTGCCTTTCGGTACAAGCACGCCGTCAATGTAATCTGTTTTGGCGGCTACGCGAGCCGTCAATGGGACGGGTGGCATAACGCGAAGACTTTCCATACTGTTAACAAGAGTCCATATAAATTCTTTGTGGTCAGATATCACTATGACACCTACATAACGCAATCGAGCCATTGGAGATCCTTTAAAGTACGATAATCTGGTCGTGCATTATTAGCAAATATAGGAGCGAGCTCTTCACGGAGACGCTGTTGGCATTCAATGTTATTGGAGAGATGCCACAAGGTCTATATGTCAATGAGTACATTGGTACGTGACGGACTATTTCTAAACATACCCATGTTAGACCAGATGCAGTAGTTTCGTGGCCAGCGCCAAGAAATGTGAGCTAAAATGAAATCATCAGAATAAATGTCAGAAAATTTTCAACGCCGACTTACTACTTGGTCCATCATTGCTCGGTCACTCATAGCAAAGTCCCCTTTACCTCCATCCATTTCCACCTTTCGTGCGCGAACAAGAATGCTCATGATGTCTCTCTTTGCGCTAATGTCAGTGTCAATCAGTATCGAATCCTTCATTTTCTCTTGAAGCATTTGCGCAGAAAGCTTCCTGATGCGATGCATGGCATCGACCAGTTTACTTGCTGAAGCTAAGAAATATTCGACGTTAGTTTTCCCACAACGGTTAGACCATGCGACTGACATAGAAAAGGAATCTTCTCTAGCCAACGCCGGTGATAGTAGGCCCATTCTGAGGCAAGGAACCGGGTGCCACCAGGAAGAGAAACCAGGAGAATAAATTTGGCAAGATTTGGACCTATGTTATGTCAAATTGTCAAGAACTCCATACGGACTGTAAAGTGTGAAGTACCGGATTGTAAGCTGAGAAGAAGTTCGTATGCTTCTGCAAGTTCGTTGTGGGGGTTATGAAGCGAATCCGCTTTATATCCAAAAGCAGTTTCGCATATAATGTCCAGAGTTACTTTGCTCACTGAAAATGCGAATGTAAGCACCGGTTTAAAAAATGTATGCGAGAGACATACTCCAATCATAGACATGtatttcctttcctttctcaGGAAAACTCGTGTTATCAATTTCGTTCTTGATAATCTCGATCAAACTACGAATATAACGTTGGACAAGTAGCAGAAAGCCCATCCAAGATAAGAACCTACCCATCAATAGGTTCAAAGTACATAGATGTTTCTAGGACACCCATGAGCCACCTGAAAGTGTGATGTAGATGACTGGACTTACGAGCCATGAGGTTAGGAATTGAAAAGGCAGGGTTCATAGCCTTGCGCATTTGCTTATGATCATTGCCGGTAACGGTCAATAGTCCATAACCAGTTACCAAGCCAAGAATATTTTTCAAGAAGGCAGGCTATTGTAGAACTTGGAACGAGAACCTTGACTGACTGCACAAAAAAACGTACTCTGGGGTAATCCAACCAGTCCTTGACAAGAATCTGGTGCAGCGCCTCTGGATTCATAAAGATAAGACGCTCAATACCCACTGGTCCTACGACTCGAACGATCGGACCATGCTGCTTGACCCATTCCCGCTGAGGAATGCCTGTTTCGC
The sequence above is a segment of the Psilocybe cubensis strain MGC-MH-2018 chromosome 4, whole genome shotgun sequence genome. Coding sequences within it:
- a CDS encoding Cytochrome P450 monooxygenase 205 — protein: MFSIIPTSHPALFIEPIHVVYGLIVYVVYLIIHRLILWPYFLSPLRNLPGPPLGNPIWGQSPYIIRSETGIPQREWVKQHGPIVRVVGPVGIERLIFMNPEALHQILVKDWLDYPRPAFLKNILGLVTGYGLLTVTGNDHKQMRKAMNPAFSIPNLMAQTSMYFEPIDGLIEIIKNEIDNTSFPEKGKEIHVYDWMSKVTLDIICETAFGYKADSLHNPHNELAEAYELLLSLQSGPNLAKFILLVSLPGGTRFLASEWAYYHRRWLEKIPFLSSASKLVDAMHRIRKLSAQMLQEKMKDSILIDTDISAKRDIMSILVRARKVEMDGGKGDFAMSDRAMMDQVLTFLGAGHETTASGLTWTLWHLSNNIECQQRLREELAPIFANNARPDYRTLKDLQWLDCVIMESLRVMPPVPLTARVAAKTDYIDGVLVPKGTLFWIPIRIVNTWKKIWGEDAEQFNPARWLQLPKNYHPTYSMLSFIAGPHACIGKTMAIIEMKAVLSALIVNFEFEPAYAGQVAKPAAAITIKPTDGMPLRVKKISKL